DNA from Amycolatopsis sp. DSM 110486:
GAGAACAGCGCGAGCCGGATGGCCGAGGGGTCCACGCCGTCGGCGCGCAGCCGCGAGACGAACACCAGGTTCCCGCGCGACTTCGACATCTTCTCGCCGTCGAGGCCGATCATCCCGGCGTGCACGTAGTGCCGCGCGAACGGGTGCTCCCCCGCGACGGCTTCGGCGTGCGCGGCGCTGTACTCGTGGTGCGGGAAGATCAGGTCGGAGCCGCCGCCCTGCAGGTCGAAGCCGAGCCCCAGCCGGTTCACCGCGATCGCGCTGCACTCGATGTGCCAGCCCGGGCGCCCGGCGCCGAGCTCCGACTCCCACGACGGCTCCCCCTCGCGCTCCACTCGCCACAACAACGCGTCGAGCGGGTGGCGCTTGCCGGCGCGGTCCGGGTCACCGCCGCGTTCGGCGAAGAACTTGCCCATCGTCGGCTCGTCGTAGTTCGACTCGTAGCCGAACCGGCCCGTCGCCGAGTGGTCGAAGTACACGTCCGGGTACTCGGCGTCGTCGGCCCGGTAGGCGCTGCCGTTGGCCACCAGCTTCGCGATGACCTCCACGATCTCCGGGATCGCCTCGACCGCGCCCACGAACTGCCGCGGCGGCAGCACGCGCAGCGCCTCCATGTCCTCGCGAAACAGCGCCGTCTCGCGCATGCCGAGCACGACCCAGTCGTCGGAGTCGCGCTCGGCGCGCTCCAGCAGCGGCTCGTCGATGTCGGTCACGTTCTGGACGTAGTGGACCTCGTGCCCGTTGTCCCGCCAGATGCGGTTGACCAGGTCGAACGCCAGGTAGGTCGCGGCGTGGCCGAGGTGCGTGGCGTCGTAGGGCGTGATGCCGCAGACGTACATCCGGGCGGTGGCTCCCGGAGCCGTCGGGCGGATCTGCCCGGTCGACGTGTCGTGGAGCCGAAGCGGGCGGGGCGTGCCCGGCAACCGGGGCACGTCGACGGAGGACCAAGTCTGCATACCTCGACTGTAAACGGGACGGCCGTCCTGTGTTGTCTGCCCCGGCTCCGCCGGGGCGGCGAGATCGCTCTGTTGTTGGCCCCGGCTTCGCCAGGGCGTGCGAGATCGCCTTTGAGCCGGCTTCCGGATGGGGCGGTCGGATCGGCCGGGGCCGATCGCACCGCCCCATCCGGAAGCCGGCGCGATCTCGCTGGTGGGTCGCCTTGGCGGGGTGAGCTGGGTGGGGGTGGTCGGAGGTGGTCGAGGTCACGGCCGAGCGGCAGTCGCTGCCCCGGCGCCGGAGTCTCGTTGCGGGGCGCGCATCGCGGTCCACAAGCGCTGAGAGCCCGCCACCGCCCACGAAGATCTGTCTCCCACGGCGCCCACAGCGCGAGATCGCGCCGGTGTGGGGGATCGAGCGGTGCGATCGGCCGCCAGGCCGATCGCACCGCTCGATCCCCCACACCGGCTCAAAGGCGATCTCGCACGCCACGGCGGAGCCGGGGCCAAAGACACAGCCGGGGCAAAATTACCGCCTATTGCGCAGGTAGTCGCCGACCACGGCGGCGCCCAGGCCGTCCAGGTCGGGGGCCACCACGCGGCCGCCGGAGCGGCGGGCGATGGTGTCCACGAACGCTTCCAGCCGCGGGTCCTCCCCGAGGCGGAAGACCGTGACCGAAGCGCCCATCTTGGCGATCCGGTCCACTTCGGACAGTGTCTTGTAGATCGTGCGCGGGTCCGGCGGGTAGTCGAACACCGCTTCGCCGTCGGGTTCCAAATGCGCCGTCGGCTCGCCGTCGGTGACCATCAGCACCACCGGCTGCGCGTCGGGGTGGCGGCGCAGGTGCTGGCCGGCCAGCAGCAGCGCGTGGTGGGCGTTGGTGCCCTGCTCCCACGTGCCCTCCAGGCCCACCAGCTCCGGCAGGTCCACCTTCATCGCGTAGCGGCCGAAGGTGATCAGCTGCAGCGCGTCGTTGCGGAA
Protein-coding regions in this window:
- the mshC gene encoding cysteine--1-D-myo-inosityl 2-amino-2-deoxy-alpha-D-glucopyranoside ligase; translated protein: MQTWSSVDVPRLPGTPRPLRLHDTSTGQIRPTAPGATARMYVCGITPYDATHLGHAATYLAFDLVNRIWRDNGHEVHYVQNVTDIDEPLLERAERDSDDWVVLGMRETALFREDMEALRVLPPRQFVGAVEAIPEIVEVIAKLVANGSAYRADDAEYPDVYFDHSATGRFGYESNYDEPTMGKFFAERGGDPDRAGKRHPLDALLWRVEREGEPSWESELGAGRPGWHIECSAIAVNRLGLGFDLQGGGSDLIFPHHEYSAAHAEAVAGEHPFARHYVHAGMIGLDGEKMSKSRGNLVFVSRLRADGVDPSAIRLALFSGHYREDRPWTDALLTEAQERLARWREAVALPAGPDATETLAQLRDHLSDDLDTPNALAAIDAWATAALRRDGTDPTAPGLIRSAVDALLGIEL